From the genome of Anopheles funestus chromosome 2RL, idAnoFuneDA-416_04, whole genome shotgun sequence:
ATTGTGAAGCTCCGGATTGCAGAAGCAACAGGAAGAACATGTCGTATCGGACGTTTTGGGAGGAGCATCCGAACCAGCACCGAAGCTGGTGGTACGTTGCCGATGCCACGATCCCGTACTCGAACGTGCCATCTCTTCCAGCGAGTCTGCCGTTGAGAGTGGTGCCGTGTGTGGGCAGAGGGCGGTCGTTTCGGACGTGAAGAattcaccaccatcaccaccaccagtcGTTAGCGGTGTGCGGTGGATGGAGGTTTCGTAGTACTCGATCTTCGATTGGATCACCTTACAGTCGCCCGTCTGGAACACTTGCCAGGCATTTTCTTCACGTATCTGGTGCTGAAATGGTGGCGCTGGTAatcgatgatggtgatggtgatgttgGTACGAGACAATTTCACCTGGTTCTTTACCGTTTCGCTGTTTTTCACCATTTGTTTGTCGTCCGGTTTCGACTAATGTTTCACAACATCGAATCGCCGACGTGGGCAATGAAGGAAAGGATGGTCCGGAGGCAGGCGTTAGTTTGGTATTTAAACTATCCGTTACGAATGAATCTGCTGTTGAGgcaggatgatgatgaacgtCCCGGATGTCATCGTACGCGTTGCAAGTGGGACCATCATCAGCACCGAGAGCGATACCGTCACCGTGGGGGGAGGAATTAGAAACGATGTGCGAATGGTCGGGTATTCGGGCCCGATGGTGTTCGATCGCCTCCGGCACACAGTTGCCGATGGTGATCGTCCTTACTACACTTCTACCGTTGTGCGGTGGGCTACGGGAAGGGGCTTGCTCTAGTGCGCCGCGCGGCACGATGTGGAGTCTTGTGTCTGAAATGCATACGGATGGAGTGGAGGGCATAGTAGGTGTGAAGGGTGCGTGTATTTACACAATTGTTTGGTAGTATATGTGCGCCCCCGTTTAAGCTATATTCCAGGACTGATGGGTtgatggaggtttttttttgtatattttacaCCATCTAATACAGCTTACAATTCATGTttagttaaaaattaaatgttgaaataaagaagattgttttttgtacacacgttcgtttctttttttgaagtaaagatacattaaaatttataataaaaagcgtctcaaaagaTTTGTCAAGGTAacgtttttaaattgaaaccaatgaaaaaaaatgtaaaggtgcttcatttaattaattaatttaatcaattattCTATGTACTGGAGTGATatggtatttaaaaaaacgtccCATCAAAAGTACATTTAATATACAAatttcgttttccatttcgtGCGTTTATTGTCGCAAAatcttttattaaaattacttCTCCGCTACTCGACGGAGAGCTAGGAGGGGGATAAATACTAAACTAATATTAAACATGAACATCCGTTTCTGCACGTCAAATGCTAACTAGGCAAAGCTTAAACCACGCAGCCAAATGTACataacacacttttttttgcacatgcTAACGAGCTAATCCATCCACTACGTTCTACAGCAAACTAAtcctgcaaaagaaaaataaaacaaaatgaaaaccagTAAAACATAAAGCTCTCTAGAagagaagataaaaaacacacacagtaaAATGTGCTCTTACATTTGCAAATTCGTAGAGAAGGAAACACACGAGAAGTGCAATTAATTtgtgcacaaaacacaaacatacaaatgctcgaacagcaaacaaaaaaaacagccaggGAAGAATCACAGCATTTCATTCAGCTATCACAATCAAACATAGCACACGGCAACATGGATTAAAGTTGATAAATGAAGTTTGGTGCGAGGAAAAGTTTCGTTGCGATATTTGATATAAATATACGGCCACAGAGGCCACTACACGATCAGCAGTTCATTCACGATGTAGCAAAACCGAAACAGAAACATACCGGCGTACTGAGCGATGCGTGCAAGGCAGTTCGTTAGTCCTGCGTTTAAGGGTGAAGGAGAAatagggaaaaagaaaacgtgggggggataaaatataaataataaagaaaaataaaataataaaaacaaattaaataaattaatttacaaattatacaaatatatttaaacaaattaatacaaaTTGAAATGTAACCGTCAGCAATTGTAAGGTAAAAAATCTTCTTTCTTTATCTGTTAGtcattagagatgagaatactcactctttgcagagagttgaaacagagtgaaagagttATTAGaaggatttgaatcttttactcactcttttgagtATATTACTCTATTTGATTATTTGATATTACTCTAAAGTAGTGTTTTAataggggcggcccgatggtgcatgtgataaagggcgccggtccacacgacaggacctggttcaaatcccatccggaccgtcccccgtagcaaggaccgactatccggctacttggtaaaaataagtctaataagccagaaatggccggcgtgacctgtaaggtcgttaaaagccaagaagagagagaatgttttaattactCATTaacgtttttactcactcactctctctctctctctgccgactaatgactcactccttggggtttttactcactcactctctcagccgactaatgactcactctgtTGCGTTTCAACTAACGCAATAAGAGAGAGTCGGGACAGAGAGTGTGTGAGTAAAAACGGAAAGGAGTAAGTAAAAGAGTCATAAGTCTTTTGCAcgattaaactcactcactcactcctAAATACTTAGCGTGCACATCTCTATTAGTCATGTATGAGCTATCATTTTCTGCCAATAGATCAACTATAAACAGCTTCTAGAGACTGAAGAGTTCTTACTTAAGATTATTTGATATGTATAACTTATACTAAATAATTCTTATTTTGAAGTTCAGTACAACAGAAACAATGTGAAAGCTTCTACACACCATTAAGCTTGGCTATCAATTACCAATCAATTCATGCTTATTTATACATAAGCCACAGACCTGACCCTCGTATTCTGGAAGGCCACGTGGTCATCAACTTGGACACGACCTCCGGCaaacaataagtttgtttttgggatggaAATAACAATTCCTCTGAGAGAGCCTTTGTGGCTCGAAGGTCTATTCCGAAAGCTCAAGGGCTCGATAGGGCTTAAGTGTCGAGATGATGTTTATTTCCTTAACGACAGAAAAAGACGACAAACCCGTGTAAAGGGGTAACGGAGGAGggggaaaacattaaaacgagTTAACATCCTTGAGTTAAGGCTTTATTAGCAGACATTAGCCTATTGGTCAAATTCAGTAGCCTGTAGCGTTTCGCTGtcggtttatttgttttttccccccatcgAAATTCCTACACTTTCAAGCATTGATTTTCTGTCCAAATGTTtcatcgccaaaaaaaaacccgcggAAAATCACTTCCACGGCACAGTGTGTGTGGCATACAAAATGGAACCTCTGGTTGAACTGCTCGGTAGGATAAGTTTTCGATTAGAGCTACTTGCTGTGGTCTCATTGTTTCGTTGGAATGTACAGGGACTGACCGGCACTATGTACGACTGGTGGTCTGGAAGTTCGGAAGTTGGTTCGATGCttgaaaagacaaacaaacgcaGCATAAAGTAAAACGGCAAATGGTGAACCTACTGCCCGTACCGGTTTCTGATACGTACGTCcaactgtttcgtttttcttcgtttctttcgTTCTTAAGGAGCTTATTTTGTGTCAAGGATTTGGTTGGTAGATTCCATGTGGCCCAATTATGTTTGGCCATACCGACCACACAAGCTCACAGACTGCGCTGCTTACGCTAAAACAAATGATGGTTTCGTTGTCTAGCGTTCGAGCAACtgaagaacacaaaaacactGAGCAAAGAATGAAGCAACCGGAAAATTGACTCCCAACCTATAGTTGCAATGATTTCATGCACCTTCTTTAAAAGTACAGAATTTATacacatttttattaccaGAGCCAGTCATCGATAAGGACAACAAGGGAAACGAATTAAAATGCTACCGAACAGGTACAAAACCCCTGGTGACAGAAGAAAGGACACTTTCTTCGCGGTGGTTCGAATATTTGGTCAAGCTGACAAACGTTTCGCTACGATtacaaatgaaacatttgcgtGCCAAGAGCTCACCCACTCGTTTTAAGGCTTCGTAGGGTGGCAAGGTTTTGTTCGAAGGACGGAGTGTTTCTCCAAACCAAATCAAACTGCGACATTGTCGAAATGTTGCGCTGTAGAAAGTGGGTTACGGAATATTCATCCATCCATTTGTACCTTCAATTAGCTTCTTCCATTCGCCTCTGTTCGGTTTCGTAGATTAATGTTCCGTTTCGCTTAAGAACGGGGACTCCCATTATGCTCCATTATATTGAAATCCGCACCGAACTTTGCATGGGGGCATAGAACTCATTCATCTCTATTAAAATACTATCGTGCAAGTACTAGAGTAAATGCGTAATAATCTAACATTGACTCACAGAAACGAACTTGGGAATCATTATGGATCGCTGAGAGGTCATCTTGCCTGTTTggtattatttttgtaatatttctaACTCGTTGTCTGCAATTGCGTTTGCatgaaaattgaagaatttgatccaagattttgttgttgcttgttaAGAACTGCCAGGCCGACCGtattaagacttattttaccacgtagcatgagacggtccggatgtgATTTGAACCCCGGTCCTATCGTGTGGAaacggcgccgtttatcacatacaccaccgggccgccccgaatccaacattttttaaagGGTATcgttttggaatattttatgcttctagatatttcttttttttataacttaattTAGGTAATTTACATCACTGTTGATTTTGCTACtttgaaatttcaattatCGCTCatttaaaaatcgtttttttaattactaactgaagagatttaaaaaagaaaaattaataaactaTCCTTAACTACTGTACGGTTTAGAATACAAAGAACAAATATCGTGCAGCATAGTGCACAAATGCAATTAAACAGGAGAAATCGACATCAAAAAACGGTCGTGCACATTCAACATATTTGCCACATGCAATATTGCGCTGTACAGTAAGTGTTTTGAGTACGAAAATcacaaacgtttttttggttaacaaaacaatttgattCAAACATTTGATAAATACCTTCATCGTCCTGTCCGGTGTGGACCGGTGTGGCCATATCCTCATGCTGGGTACTGAACCCGATCCATCCCTTCTCCTCGATCACGTCACTCTGGATTGCCGCCTTGCCCCGGCTGGTCGTGGTcgtggtgttggtgttggtcgTGCCAGTGTTGCCAGCGCTGGTCATAACCGTAGCCGTGCCTTGTTTCTTCACGCCGGCCACCGGTTGACTTCGGGTTGGACTTTTCGCGGGCGATGATGTTACCGATTGACGCTTGGGTGAAGGAGTCGGAACGACAAGTGTCGTTCCACCAGGAGCCTCCAGTTCGTCCCGGTTCAATATCTGATGATTTTCGTCAAAACTGACACGCCGCGGTGAAGGATGTGGACCCTTCTTACGACCACCACCGGTGGATAGTTCCTCGGTAGAAGACTCGATCGAAACGCTGGACCGTTCTTCCGGGATTACCTCAAACTTTTGCGTGTAACGTCCGCTGGCAGTGCGCCGTGGTGTTAaaaggttgttgttgttattcgCGCTATTGCCACTTCCACCACTGTTACCAGTTGTGGAGACCGATTTCTTGGACGTGGAAGCACCAGATGGTCTGGATTTGGACGATGCACGGGAAGCGTCCCGCAAAGCTTCCGGTGTTCGGACTAACTTTACACCGACCTCTTCCGGATTGGTTAACGCCTCCAGCAACAGATCGGCAATCATTCGGTCTACCTTTGGATTGCTGCCAGTCGAGAGTGGACTACCATCCCGCGAATGTGTACTACGACGGTACTGTCCGAATCGGTAAATTGGGACGGGAATGCGTGATCGATGTCTACTACCGGAATCTCCTCTACCTCCACCGCGTTCGTGACGTCGACCACCACTGTGTACACGTGGTGGCCTTACACTTCCGTGCCGATTCCGCGGTGCACTGTCGGCACACTCcacgatctccaatatttcAATGTGCTTATCACCTTCCTGGATTTCTGTCTTCTGGTAAACACGGCGCGGCCCTCCTTCAATATCTGGCGTAAGATCCGCCTGTGGATAGAGTGTCATCTGTTGCACATCCTTCAACACCTGCTGTCGACGACGTCCGTCAGTTGTGGGTGGTGCCTTTCCAGTGCCTGTACGGCCCGTACTCGTACGACCGGAACTACCGACCGTAGTCGAAGCAGTAGAATGAGTTTGAGGAGGTTTCCCCTGGCGCTTATCGGCAGTCATACCCCACGGATTCTTCGCTGCGACTGATGGTGGACCAGCACCTCCTTTTCGTCCACCTGCACCGGAAGCTGTGTTTTGTATCTGCATGTTACCCTTCCCGTCAATCTTGTACGACTCCAACATCCCCAGCTCGGAACGTAATGCAGATCCCGTAGCTGCCGGTCCACCACCAGCGCGCTTCTTCGGTTTCATCGCCCGGAAAGGTGTAGGTGCCGAAGGAGTGGACGTGTCACGTATAACCGCAGTACTGGCACCACCGAATACGCTCTTCTTGGCACCGGGTGGAATAAACTCCTTGCGGCTGATCGACTTATCGATTGTGCTGATCACCTGTATTGCCGGCTCACCGTAGAATCGCTTCTGCTCGATTAGTCGCATCATTTTGCGCTGCTTCTTGAGATTCTCCTGCTCCTGTTTCCACTTCATCAAACGTCGCCGATTGTTTAACCGTTCTTTTATGCGCAACGGCATCGTATCAGCTACGACTACACGCTCATCGATCCGTAAAGCTGCCGTCGTTTCAGCGTGTATCGGTACGAAGAACGCCTCACCCTTTTCGTGCCTTGGTGATCGATCGGTTGAACTTGTGGTCGATTCGCCTACATCGGCTTTCGGTTGTCTAGGCTTTCGAGTTCGCGTTACGGACTCCACCAACTGCGGTGGTCCAAATCCATCCAAACTGTCCACCAAACTGCTCGCATCCGAATCATCGATCTCGTCCTCATCGTCCTCTTCGTCACGTTCGCCGGCACCATCGGCACCATCGACATCGTCCTCGGCCGAATTGGTAGAGGAtggttgcacttccatcgattcGGTGCGTGGCATTGCGGAAAAGCGCGGAACCACCACAGATCCCCGATCGTACGTGGAGCCCGTACCAATCTTGCCCAACACCAAGCCTTCCGGTTCTGACGCAATGTCCGTATTGTCGGACGGATCCGTTTCGAGCCCGTACGCCGGGAAGTAATATTTGCCATTCAAATCTATTTCGGCCGCCCCACCATTGATTGTTGCATCGATTGCTCGAGGTGATCGACTGCCGGATCTTAAGAAGAAACCATTTCCCTTCGAACGATGCTTCTGCCGTCGGTGTCCACGCTCACTTGGGCCATTATcactattattattttgattactattcttgttgttgttgttgttgttgttgttgttgttagcaACATCTTCCTCGTTCTCCTTATCACATTCTACTTCCTCACCAGCACCTAGTTTGGGTGAAAGCTTACGTTTGTCCGATTGTGGAGGAGAGTTGCACACTACACCACCCCCATCACCGATGTACTTTTCCGTAAGCTTTTGCTTCATCGTACCACCGAACTGTGGTTCCGAAGCGAGaaattgattattattattttgtcgATCAGATTCTACCGTCGTCTGTTTCGGTTCTCTCAACTGCGCACGTCGTTCACTGTAAACGCCGAGTATTTCGGTCTCACCGTCACGTACATCCGTTGCCAGGACGAGCTCTTTAGCGTCAGCGAGATTGTTCAGATTGTCCAGGAGCAGCCCAGAAATGTACTCATCCAATCGGGCACGTTCTGCATCAGCAACACCGTTTACCGTTTGACCCTGAATCCCCGTTTCACTACCGGCCTCTTCACCGGAATCTGAGTCTTCTGAGAGAGCAGCACTTAGCGCAACACTACTGTCCTCACTTGGACGGCGTTTGCTGCCCGGTGGAAACTGTTGCTCTACTGCTGCTGGTTCGGAAGGTTCGACTGGTGCCGGAgctcttgctgctgctgttgctgctgctgctcctgcaGTGCCATCAGCAACCGAAGCACGTTCTCGAGGATAATCGCTAGCATCAGCACTACCAACGCGGACACCAGTAACTTCCCGAGCAGGCGGGCGATCACGCCCATCGCCATCCGCCCCAGCTAACCGTTCCTGTTGCAGGAACTCGCTCAAATCACTCTCGTTGTCGGCGGGTCGAACGCGCGTTGCCGACGGTACGCGGTACGATTGTGACGCTATCGACGATACTGAGCTACTGTGCGAAGGATACTCGTCCTCGAGGTCGTCGTCAACGTCGTGATCGTTCACGCGGCGATTGACGTCCTCCCGTTCGTGTTCGTCACCCTCAAGGACAGTTGGGGCCGCAGCCGAAACAGCTGCCAGTATGATCGGCTCCGATTCGCCAAGGTCGGCCGTTTGCGAGGAACACATGCGTCGTCGGCGCCGCTGCCGCCGGTCATCGACCGTGGCCGGATCGGTGGGAGAGACGTGAACCGGACTCGGGACACCCGATGCTTGACCCGCGGTACAGTCGATATCGCGGGAAGGCGTACGCGTGAGCAACTTCTTGCCCGTACCGAAGCCACCGTTGTACTGACGTTCGAGCTTGGCGCACTCAAGGCACGAGGTCGTACCGGTCGTGTCGGTCGTAccagtcgtcgtcgtcgttgccgTGGTAGCGCAACGACCACTACCGACGCtgctgccgctaccactgctGCCCGGTCGGCCCGCCACCCGTTCCCCCAGCACGCTCTCGCTATCGTCCGCACGCGATGGACTTTGGTGTCCTTCGACCGAGGCGATGATGCTTTCGACGCTGTAAATGCGGGGCGGCGTTCGGCGCAACGGTGGCGACCAGCTACCAGAGCGTTCGTAGCGCCGCAACTCTCGGCTCCACATGCGCCGCAACAGCGTCGTCTTACGCATGGAGAAGTCACCGTCCCGGTACGCAGGCACCAGCGGatagtgctgctgctgaccgcCACAACTACCAACACCggcaacaacaccaacaccaccaacgACGCCACCATTGGCAAGGGGCCCACCGTTCACACTGCTAGAGCTACTGCAACTGAGAGAATTATTGTGGATAGATCGTAAACTACCTCCGGTCCCGGTGGCCACGGCACGGCTTGACCCGATACCATTGCACAGCGGGCTGCTACACCGTCCTCCGGCCAGATTCCGATGCTTCAGGGCGGCCAGGTTCGGGTCGGAACCGGTCGCTGTGAGTGTTCCCGTTTGTACCGTCCCCGCCAACCAATCGTTACTTCCGGCACGTTCGACTCCTCCACCGCCACTTTCCACGCTACTGCTGCGACCAGTCATGGAACTGTGGTGGTCCCGGTGATGTCGCAAACCGAAGGACTTCCGGTGCGGTGGTGTCCGCTGGTGACCACTGAACCGTCCGTTCAGCATTCCTCGGGCCGAAGCCGTGCCCGTGTGTTTGTTCACCACCACTTCGATCACATTGTGATTGGTGTCATGGTGCAGCCACAGGGATTCATCATCCGTTTTCTGCTGTGCCAGCGTATGCCTGGGTCGATGGAAAATTTGAAAGAATAAGGACaatatattaattttgctcctttaaatgttaataaaacacTGTTGGACAGTGCCTTCACGACACATTCTTCAGCATTATTATATGCGACAAAAAGAACTCCGTTTCCCTccattttaaacacatttaaaaaagtttgaagTAAGAGGCAAAACGCCTCATTTCGTTCATCCCTTTATTTAACAACttcgcaaaataaaacaaaaaacccttacTGAAATCATGCGAGTTGGATCGATAAAATCCAACTCCCACCAAGCAATTAAAAgctgaacaaaacaacaaaaaagaagtaacCTTTTACCTGACCATTTCGGAGCGAGTTTTTCACCTCAAACCCCGGGTGGTATCATGAGCGTATGCGTTCCTAAAGCTTTTGATATACTTCGGTGCCAAAATTAGGCTAAAGGTCCGGAACAACACAGTGCTTCCATAGCCCCTAGTTCTGCGCTCtgtttcaatctttttccttCGTTCTCTTTCTAACACACACAGAGGGAGGAAAAGGTGCTAAAGACCCCAAGTGGTTACGAACTCCGAGTGGCATAATTACAGACTTTGGTTGTTTTGCCTGCATATACCTATATACATGGTAAAACTTCTCGATGGTTGCCCTCGAAAAGTTGGCCGATTGCTACGATCGAAATGCGTAGTTTGCAAAACAGGCTTTTCTCGGAAGGTTAGTCACTAGCGGTCTAGCAAGGATAATAAGGGTGACTAGATTGCTAGAGGACTAGTTCGTCATATCCGAAGCCCAAAAGctcgatatttatttttatcttagtAACTCAAAGTAGTCAACAGTTCCAGAGGCCGTATTGCTCATGTCTGTGGAATCGCGGTTTGTGTTCGGATAGCaaataatttttgtaattaaagtttaTATTCTCCTCCCGGAATCAAGACCCGGATCAATTACCGCAGCACCTGATGCATGTCGATGTATTCGATCAATTGAAGCCTAACATTCAAATCGTCGGTGAAGGTTAGTCGAAACAAAACGCGCGCACGTCAATACGGATCGCGAATGAATATTACAGTATTTATGTTCGAATCATTCCTCCTCCTAATTGACTGTTTGGCCTTGAAACTTTTCCCACCTAGGGATGATGGACGTGCGGCATGGAAAGTGTTTGGATGGCAGGAACCAAGCTCCCACCACCAGTGAACTTCATCGAACACAACCGGCCCAAAAACTAAATGACGAGCATAGACATCAATAATTGAATCGCCTTTCGATACAAACCGTTCTGgaagtgggtttttttttctcggatAGGACCATTGGAAGTGCGAGAATTGACATACCATGTGTGTCAATGCGCTTGACGAATGGATCAAAACAGAAGTCAAAAATAACGGACAAACAATCTGCTAAAGGACTTCCATGCCGTGGACTTTTGGGGTTCATTCGCAAAACTTCACCTTCCAACATTCAAATCGTTCTCATCCATGAGCGAAGGTCTCGGGAGCTCCTCTTTGGGGGTTGGACGAAGGTCAACCCTTTAGTGGTGTTTGCCAGTTCACCACACCATCTGCCCTTGTCCTGTGTATTTGGGGTGTTGCGCAACGATTCGATTCTAATCAAATCAAACTCAAGCATTCCTCTGCTTGTTTCATGTGCCATCGCGCTGTATAGGGTCGTTCACATGGCGACCGGGGGTGTTGTTTTTCACACAGGAATAGGTCGTCCTTGTGGGAGGGTGACAGATGCTGGCAGCAACCAGTTTGTCTGGGGTGGTGAATTCCTGGGTGGCTGGagttatcgattttttctaactacaccaaaaaaaaaaaaacaacgagcaGCCGTAGGTCCGGTGCTCGTCTGCCACCCGGCCGATCCGGGTGACGTCAGCCAACAAGTAATATCCTTTTAGTTGTGTGATTGTGGTGGATGCCTAACGGATATGGAAAGCGGTTGGACGACGATGCACTGGAAGCACTTCGCACCAGTTTCCACGCTTGATTGGCGCTCCGGTCGTGCGACTTTCGCGAATGGGAGAATTCGATTTTCACACGAATgtgtttttcctgctttttgTGCTTTGTACATAAGAATGTGCATTTaggtcctttttgtttttgaggtGTTTGAGGGTGAAAAAGAACGAATCTGTGCTTAGTATCGAATCATCGAGTTGTTATGTAAAGTTTGAAGtgcagaatagaaaaaaagcgaaataagTAAACACACCCAAGCGTAAATATCCAAAACAGAGTACAAACAATTCTCATTTGGCACACATAatcttgaaaagaaaaaaaaacaggatacACCGCATGCATTTTCCACTTTCGCACAGAGTATAGTCTGGGCATGATTTTCAAAGTAACGCCACCAGCAACACTAATGGCAGACGGAAACGATCAATTTCATAacttttgatctttttttcttcttctctctcctACCCCAAAACAATACCATTGAGTGGTGCGTCTAATacgattttggtttcttttatttcactaCCCTTGAAATAGCATCAGAAAATCAAAGAACCAACTTGGTGCTTTAAAAAGCACAACAATCCTCAATGGAGCCAGTGCACTGCGATCACCGTGCGACAAATCACTCGATCGTATACGAGTTGCTATGCAACGGTTCGTGATGCTTAATAACGTTTAATAGTTGTTACCTGTTGTCAAATACGTTACTCGCACGAAATGGCTGCTGGAAGACACAGGGGGGAGGGTACAAGGATCAGTTACCAACGTTTGAAG
Proteins encoded in this window:
- the LOC125764201 gene encoding uncharacterized protein LOC125764201 isoform X2, giving the protein MGAGTYANAASPGPGLLRRRYSVPEIIMRKHTLAQQKTDDESLWLHHDTNHNVIEVVVNKHTGTASARGMLNGRFSGHQRTPPHRKSFGLRHHRDHHSSMTGRSSSVESGGGGVERAGSNDWLAGTVQTGTLTATGSDPNLAALKHRNLAGGRCSSPLCNGIGSSRAVATGTGGSLRSIHNNSLSCSSSSSVNGGPLANGGVVGGVGVVAGVGSCGGQQQHYPLVPAYRDGDFSMRKTTLLRRMWSRELRRYERSGSWSPPLRRTPPRIYSVESIIASVEGHQSPSRADDSESVLGERVAGRPGSSGSGSSVGSGRCATTATTTTTGTTDTTGTTSCLECAKLERQYNGGFGTGKKLLTRTPSRDIDCTAGQASGVPSPVHVSPTDPATVDDRRQRRRRRMCSSQTADLGESEPIILAAVSAAAPTVLEGDEHEREDVNRRVNDHDVDDDLEDEYPSHSSSVSSIASQSYRVPSATRVRPADNESDLSEFLQQERLAGADGDGRDRPPAREVTGVRVGSADASDYPRERASVADGTAGAAAATAAARAPAPVEPSEPAAVEQQFPPGSKRRPSEDSSVALSAALSEDSDSGEEAGSETGIQGQTVNGVADAERARLDEYISGLLLDNLNNLADAKELVLATDVRDGETEILGVYSERRAQLREPKQTTVESDRQNNNNQFLASEPQFGGTMKQKLTEKYIGDGGGVVCNSPPQSDKRKLSPKLGAGEEVECDKENEEDVANNNNNNNNNNKNSNQNNNSDNGPSERGHRRQKHRSKGNGFFLRSGSRSPRAIDATINGGAAEIDLNGKYYFPAYGLETDPSDNTDIASEPEGLVLGKIGTGSTYDRGSVVVPRFSAMPRTESMEVQPSSTNSAEDDVDGADGAGERDEEDDEDEIDDSDASSLVDSLDGFGPPQLVESVTRTRKPRQPKADVGESTTSSTDRSPRHEKGEAFFVPIHAETTAALRIDERVVVADTMPLRIKERLNNRRRLMKWKQEQENLKKQRKMMRLIEQKRFYGEPAIQVISTIDKSISRKEFIPPGAKKSVFGGASTAVIRDTSTPSAPTPFRAMKPKKRAGGGPAATGSALRSELGMLESYKIDGKGNMQIQNTASGAGGRKGGAGPPSVAAKNPWGMTADKRQGKPPQTHSTASTTVGSSGRTSTGRTGTGKAPPTTDGRRRQQVLKDVQQMTLYPQADLTPDIEGGPRRVYQKTEIQEGDKHIEILEIVECADSAPRNRHGSVRPPRVHSGGRRHERGGGRGDSGSRHRSRIPVPIYRFGQYRRSTHSRDGSPLSTGSNPKVDRMIADLLLEALTNPEEVGVKLVRTPEALRDASRASSKSRPSGASTSKKSVSTTGNSGGSGNSANNNNNLLTPRRTASGRYTQKFEVIPEERSSVSIESSTEELSTGGGRKKGPHPSPRRVSFDENHQILNRDELEAPGGTTLVVPTPSPKRQSVTSSPAKSPTRSQPVAGVKKQGTATVMTSAGNTGTTNTNTTTTTSRGKAAIQSDVIEEKGWIGFSTQHEDMATPVHTGQDDEDTRLHIVPRGALEQAPSRSPPHNGRSVVRTITIGNCVPEAIEHHRARIPDHSHIVSNSSPHGDGIALGADDGPTCNAYDDIRDVHHHPASTADSFVTDSLNTKLTPASGPSFPSLPTSAIRCCETLVETGRQTNGEKQRNGKEPGEIVSYQHHHHHHRLPAPPFQHQIREENAWQVFQTGDCKVIQSKIEYYETSIHRTPLTTGGGDGGEFFTSETTALCPHTAPLSTADSLEEMARSSTGSWHRQRTTSFGAGSDAPPKTSDTTCSSCCFCNPELHNHGASLKSITDGCFYCRAKLGQSPTRSFPAPPTPPNIQTSPVPPSPQTPITELTPTPSLHEIAVPVRKSSLAPRPVGKDVKINEPNVPAREDIPSRRCDVPPKTKHPKPSSDAFADKLGKRSTVKSSTSNATVTTVTGSEEGPQKPLPPVPGAQTPKMARKKPNEPGAVLNRPKYTNHLTRATTVVQSVQKEIKNELRAPIRVLPKTAKEVNNRKEKERQIGLSLPKDYDCRTRPPVNVVEDEPMLVAGGSAETHGYDNETTSSDTSDGNSTADSTPNVSPFKRPNLQQQQQQQSLQSSQPPTAATRWKTNSERNLSQLAKQKLVSASRWGSKWRKGVTKDSQQLEQTDRSQLAGDDEVMASVGSCSELSPLKTGTSGGGGGVGTIGSTAGTTTSNIISGITQSSSNQGWTVTVAGNYNPEMAPDVEMRLSFPKGAAGAGSGGKSALTSSAATGSLSHAPSGSYTNSNGPSTAAGRNRQTHQFVDGDPLDGIGYPGASRSTSRAGALPPTSSQAPGILNPRRNLTRSDGTGAGTTTKDYRLPNVGSTHNILARPTARKAIKTVECSVVASATRTIANSYHQLSHQHQAANSGQQQQQHYLASRAPPMATGRGGRPRPSNPLLPQPTAQVLHPTLQNGSGGKFLSSSSPSLVSQQQHPSQRFHHTEPSYHLEDYGNVYYGHQQQQSHPRRMSLDSQQQQQHQAGSPIATDCLSVMGNAIAPELKPRVPTMSERDLTRRHHVCYTRTQPYFS